CCTGGCCCCATCACCATGATAATCAATTTTAAGATGGGAGGGTTTTTTAACAAGAATACTGCCGGTTTTAGTGATGGTTTTGTCGATTAAGTCTACATGAGTTTTTTGGGTAAACTGCGCCTGCCAGGCATCGGTTTTATCGTACAAGGCCTGGAGTTTTTGAATGGTGGGGTTAAGCTCCCAAGCCAACCCCAAAGGGGGATTTACAAGAAACATCAAAAGCAGGAAAGCCCCTACAAGAATACGTTTTGCCATACCCCCTCATAGCTCAAAAACCCCAAAAAAGACAAATATTAACGCTTTGCAGGTAGCTTATTTTTCTTTAAACTATATCTCTATCTTTATACATGAAAGGTTTTTATGGCTACCATCTCAATGAGCGATTTTAACGTAGAATTACCCGAAAACTGGAAAGACCAAGGCATGATTACCCTTACCATGCCCTCTACCGATAAAAAGGTACGCCCCAACATTATTATCACCAAAGAACGTCTTCAAACGGTGGTGCCCTTAAACGAATATTTTGAAAAAATTAAACAATCGGTACAGGCCCGTGGCATTGAAAGCTTTCAAATTTTAAGCGAACAGGATGTAGGCCTTGATGGTGTACCAGCCAAAATGATGATTTGTACCTGGGATTTATCGGCCATGAAAAAAATGGTAGGCCCCAAATCCGGCAATATGGACCATATTCAAGACGGCCAAATGGTGCAACAAATTCAGGTGTCGTGCGTGCGCGAGGATGTAGCCATCAACTTAACCGCCAGCTTCCCGGCCGACCAATTTGATATTTACGCCCGACCCTTTCAACAGTTTATTGCAGGCTTCAAGTTTTCCTGATAGGCAGGCTTCATGCCTTTATACTCCCAAATTATCGCCACGGGTTCTGCCCTGCCATCCCGTGTTGTACCCAATAAAGAATTAGAACCTCTTTTAGAAACCACCGACGACTGGATTTTTAGTAAAATAGGCATCCGTGAACGCCGCTATGTGTCCCCCGGCGTGGGCACGTCCGATTTAGCCTTAGAAGCCTCACTTAACGCTCTTAAAAAAGCGGGAATCAACAAAAACAAAATAGACGGCATTATTTTAGCCACCTCTACTCCCGATTACTGTGCTCCCGGCAGCGGCGTTTTACTCCAACAAAAATTAGGTCTTAAAAACATTCCGGCTTTTGATGTGCGCAACACCTCGCCCGGTTTTTTGTTTGCACTCGATTTGGCCGATGGCTTGATCCGCAGCAAAAAATATAAATGCCTGCTTGTTGTGGCCAGTGAAGTACATTCTACCGCACTGGATATGACGCCCCGCGGGCGGCTGATGAGTGTTATTTTTGGCGATGGCGCTGGCGCGGTGATTATGACGCCCACCACCAAGAAAAAAGGTGTATTAGGGATGAAACTTTTCTCCGATGGTTCTTTTTACGATAAACTCTGGTGCGAAGCTCCCGCCTCGCTGTATCAACCCAGAATTACACCTCAGATGATTACAGACGGCAAAGTCTATCCCACCATGGATGGCAGGCTGGTGTTTGAAAATGCGGTCAAATGCATGAGTGAGGCTTCGGTGAGTATTTTAAAAAACTTAAAACTTAAAAAAGCAAAAATAGATTTTGTGTTACCCCACCAGGCCAATATCAATATCATCAACACCATTGGTCAAAAATTAAAAATTTCTCCGGAAAAAATTCTCACCAATATTCACAAATGCGGCAACACGAGCGCTGCTTCTATCCCTATCTTATTAGATGAGTTTGTAAGTAATGGCACCATTAAACGTGGGAATAAATTACTGGTGATGAGTTTTGGCTCAGGCTTTAGCTGGGGCGCTGGTGTTATTTCTTATTAGGACCACCCAACACATCGGCAATATTGGGCAAGTTAGTAGCAGGCTTGGGGGCGGCCGGACGCGGAGCTGTTTGTGGCGCAGGCCCTGCAGGGCGAGGCGGCGTTTGTGGACGCGGGCCTCCCAGCACATCGGCTATATTAGGTAAATTTTTAGGCGGCCCGGGGGGTGGTGCCGCCGGGCGTGGCGGAGGTACTGGCATGCCTCGCGGTGCTTGCGGACGCGGAGCAGCACCTGGGGGTGGCATAGGCGCACGTGGCCGGGCGCCTACAGGTTCACGCGCAGGACCCTGTGCTTGAGGGGATCCCATCGGGGCCCCTCGTTGCGGTATTCCCTGCGGCGGTCTGGCACCGGCCGGACGCAGCGGCCGTTTAAAACCACTGCGACTCATAGGCACTTTAGGATTATTGGCTTCTACCACATCAATCACACGACCCGTTTGGCGCTCCCATTTTTTAAGCGCTTTTTCGAGGAGCGGTTGATTCACCGACCACAACATTTCGTCGGTGCCTTCCATAAAGCTTTCGTTAAAAAGTGTGTAGCTAATACTGAATGTTTCAAAACCGGTTTCATCAGGCCCGCCCCATACAATAAAAGAACTGGGCTCTTTTATTTGCACGCGGCGCACCATATCGGGGTCGTGATGCGTGCGGATAAAACCCACGAGATTGAGATTTAAACGTAAAGTCCAGAGAGGCTCTTTGAGATTTTTCATAATGAGCATGAGCTCATCTAAAAATGTTTGTTGTTCCAAATTTTCTTTTTTGATGTGCTGGGTGGCGTTGTAGGTAATCACTTCCATGTTATCGGGCAGCACCAATCCAAAAAACGAGCGCAAAAAATTGAACACTTGCTCAAAAAACCACACATTGGTTTCTTCGGGCGAAGCTTTAGAAAAATCGCGACCCGCGTTAAAACCCCAACTGCCCACCACATGCTTTTTGGCAGTAGCTTCTTTTAAATAGTCGTTTAAACCGGTTAACATACAGTTTGATTAGTATAGAGTAATAAGGAGGGAATTCCAGTTTAAAGATGCACTCATGATAAGCAAAAAAAATCCCCAAAACCACTCATTGTGTTTGGGGATTTTTGTATGGGTGATACAAGGATCGAACTTGTGACCCGCTGATTAAGAGTCCTGTTTGGCAAACTAACCACAGCACAATGCAACACGTAACCATAAGATTTTAAAAAGGATTTTTTATTTTTAATTTTGTAGAAAGTTGTGAGTTTTTGTCTTTATTTGCAACTGAGTGTCCCACTAGTGTCCCTGAAAATACTTAAATAGTATAACCATGACTTTCGAAATATTTTTTTAAGCGATTATAGCGCTCAAGGAGCTTTTTATCCCCTTTAAAAGTTTCTAAACTTGTTTTTACAAACTCTATTGCTTTTTGAATAGTTTCATCAAAAATTGCCGAAGGCATGGCAGACTTATCTAAATAATTTAATATAGTTTTACCATCCTCATCATTCGTAATTAACTTTAAAATTTCATTTAGGTTTAAACGTATTTGCTCTTTTTCTTTGGGTGATATTGGCAATAAAGGGAGCTCCTTGTTGTATGAATTTATATAGTCCATAAAATGTGAACCTAATACAATTCTAGGATAAACGGCTTCTATCGACTCAATGGAATATGCTCTTCCAGGCGCTTGTCCATAAAGGCCTCCTTCAAAATCACAACAAATGCCAATATCAACTCCCCCTCTTAAAGGTTTTTCGTTTGCCAGAGCGGTAAGAGCGAGAACTTGTAGTGCATCCAACAAAACCAATACACTTCTCATAGGATGATAATTTTCATTTTCTTCTAAAGAAACCTTTAGACAAACAGCATCTCCTATAAATTCCTTTTTTAAAAATGGCTTATTGTGTCTATGCCACATTTTTACTTGTTCCTCAGACCAATTAGGGCGGATATATTTGCCATCTTGACCAACACCCATAAGTTGAGAAAGTAAAATATCAACTTGCTCTCTAAATTTGATAATATGCCCAAAGGTAGGTTTTGCTTTTTCTATAAATTCTTTTCTTTCCTCTACTGTGGTAGGAATGGATTTAATTTTTTCCAGCGCTTGGGATTGCCCTAGAAAATCAACCCAAGCTACAGCAAAATATGATATATTTGAACTTTCTATATTATCCATATACTAAGTTTTAAAAATAATGAATATTCCTAAATTTAAGTTGGAATTTATCCCAAAAAAAATCGCACAATAAAGAGGCTGCAATTTATCATTGCAATTTTGGATACATTTTAAATTAAGGATATTGCCTGATAACTGTACCATCTTTTTTACGAAAAAATATTAAGCTAGATTCTGGGGTTGTTGATTTTGTTCCATCTTCAGCAATAAGGTTAATTACTCCTATGCTTGTTAAAATTTTTCCAGTTTCATCTAGCAACTGTATACTCGGCTCATCGTTATCTATTAGGATTGATAATCTATCCATCCCGTTCGTATCATACAATGATACTCCTTTAGGTTCTAAGTTAAGAAAGGGTCCCTCATATTCTTGTTTACCTTCTTTCCATTGATTTCCAATGTTCCTAAGTGAAAAAGACGAACCAGTAAGAGACATTAAACTCATTCCATTTTTATCGAAAAAGCCAAGCGAAGGTAGGCTAGGCATTGTTGCCACATCAGAAGAGTGCATACCCAAAACTGCTCGTATAGAACCTTCATTATCCAACATATTTATTCTCTTAACATTCAAAACTTCTAAAGGCATATTCTTAATATAAATATCCCCGTTTAAAACTAAAAATATAAAAGCAAATGAAACAACAGTATTTATGATAAATATAGTGACAAGGGTAAGCTTAAGACTCGATTTAAGAAAATGGGACTTATTTTCACTCATATTACTTTTTAACACCACAAGGGTATTTTTTTTCAACAGCCATAAACACTAATTGTCTACCCGTTTGACCTTCAGCTGCCCAAGTTTTGTCTGACAAATACATATCTTTAACAGCAGAAACTATATCCTCATTTTGGACTCCAGCATTAGGTAAACACGTGCTTAAAAACATTCTAGGGATTACTTTACCTATCGCTATTAATTCTGCATCAGTTTGTTTATTCATAGCCAGCAAAGTCCCAAATGTATCCTGATCTAGTCTAAAACCATCAACCACACCTTGAATATATGAATAGCATCTATTTACAGCTACCATATCCTGAATCAATGAAAGAGAGTTTTCACTTGGATTCTTGGCATTTACTTTTTCCTCGAGCTTACATTGCTGATATAGTTCAGTTGCTGTTATCCCAAACACTGAAGAAGCTGGGGTTAAAAATATAAATAAAATGAAATATCTAAAATAACTTTTAATCATAAAGAACTTCCTCCGTTTTCCTTAAGTATTATTTACCTCTTATTTGATTTAGAATGATTATTACTAGAAGAATTATAATTACAGTAGATTTGTCAAAATGTATCCCTGATACCCATGTGAATAATAAAACTATAGCAATGGTAATTATAATACAGCTAATTAATATACCAATGCTTTTACCTATTTTATAAGTCCAATATTTGAATTGTGAATCTAAGTAAATGTAACCTTCTTGATAAACAAAATCTTTGATAATTGGGTTATCTTGAGCGGCTCTTTCCTTGGCTAATATTTTATCATTCCATTCCTCATGAATATCGTAAGTCATAAAAGCAGGAATCAGCATAGCCAATGGTGAAAAAAAGATTGGCTCAGGCTTTTTCCCCGATATTAATAATGCTATCGCTCCTCCTATTACATATAAAAATGATAGCAACAGTGGCAAGCACCCCCAACCTCCCATTTTTTTGACTTTAAATTTTTCAATATGAGTTCTATTTTTTTCAATAAGGCTTAATGCAATGATACGTTTTTCCTTTTGAATTAATTTTTGTGAGGAATCCATATTGTATCATAACCTTTATCTATTCTTACACTCTCCTAAAAAAGTTTGAACACCACCAGTCCCCATAATTGAGTTGTGTTTAGTCCAGTAGGCAGTGCCATTCGCCCAAATCGTGAATAAATGGCCTCCGTTGTCCTGTGGTAAAAATAAACCAGCACCACCGCCCTCTATATTTGGCTGAACCCCAACATTAAGTTTCAAAGAGTATATGGGCCCAACATCCCCACCAGATGAATAGCTAGACTTATCAGTAAATAGGTTATTAAACTCCCAGATAAGAGGTGTAGAATTATATGCTTTCTCCAAAATATAGTTATTAGAAAACTGTTTAGCTATAGCTGATTGCCCTTCTTGAAAAGTACAAGTTATGGAATGATCCAATAGAATTTTAGAATTTGTAAGTTTGATCTGTGATTCACATCCAAAGCTAAAAAGTGCTACTAAAAACAGAATGAAAAATATTTTATGATTCATAACTTTTCTATTAAGCCTCATTTCTTCCCAGTTTCTTGAAAAATCACTTGTTTACCACTGATTGATTGTAAAAGTGATTGAAGGGTCATACTGTACTTCTTCTTACACTGTATTAGAAACGAAGCCGGTTTTTTATCTTTATCTATGTATTCAACACCATAGTTATCAATTTTCTTTTTGCTAAAAAGCATAAACAATGCAACGGGAGCAATAAGGATAGCTGTGGTAACACTTTCAGCAACACGTCTCCGTGCATACTCACCACCACTTAAGCCTGTAATATTTTTGCCGGGAATATTTTTATTTAGAGAAGCATTTGCAGCACTTTTATAAGTAACCACAAGATTGCCCGCTTGATTATCAATTGTACAAGGGCTAGTTTTCCCTTTAAAGTTGGTACATTGAGCTTGAATTCCAGCAAATACAGGGCTTGTAGTTAAACAAACACTTAATAAGCATAAAATTATTTTTTTCATAAATCCATCTCTCTAAAATGAATGAAACCTACTTATAGTGGGGTGTTTCTTATAACGACACCATCTTATAAGTTGGTGTGACTAAAACCAATCTCAAAAGGCAAGTAGCACAGAATATAAAGAAAGCCAGAACAAAAAGAGGTTTAACTCAAGAAGCTGCCGCAGAACTTAGTGGTTTCCATTATAAGTATTATCAACGGATTGAATCGGGACTAGTGAATCTCACCTTGGATTCCTTGGGGAAGTTGGCGACCGCTTTTAAGGTTAAGGCTTCTAACTTTTTGGATAAATAGTTGTTTATTTTATTACTTCTTTCAATTTCTCAAATTCTTTCATTAAACCCTTGGCCTCTTTCCTGAGGTGACAAGTCTCTCTACTGTAATGGCCATGCTTCCAATTGGCTTTTCTGCTATTATTAAGACCTAGCTCCGTTTTTGGTCCCGTGCTTTTCCCTCCATGCATTCGACAACGACCATTTTTCATAGCTGGCGCGAGACATGAACTCTTTTGTCGTGTTTTGGCACCACATCTAGGCGCATTATTAAAATCACCAGCCGGATTGCCATTTTTTAGCCAGCCTCGCCGCTTTGCATGGGGTTGATACTCACTTTTCATTTATACCCTCCCCTTATCTTGCGCAATATTGCCGACAACAGCCTGTCCACCCTCATAAACATGCACGTGCTCTACTGTAACTTTTTGTTGAGATTTGCCTCTTAACTTATTTAACGTTTCCATCTGTGTAGTAAATGTTCTTAGCAGCTTCGTGGCTCTATTCACATTTGCATCAACCATATCAGGATATTGTCCGTCTATAAGCGCTCTCTGAAAGAAGGTCATAGCTAAATTATGAGTACCTATCATTTGAGTGCACAAAAGCGTTTCCAACTCAGATTGGGGTTTTAAAGAATGCAGAATAGCCAAGGCATTATTACTGTTCTGTTCGTGTTTACCTCTATCTGGGAAAGTCACCTTTACTTGATTTAAAAAGAGGGACATTAAACCCGCATCTGTTGTACCCAAAGCTGCTGATATTTCTGCCACCACTTCAGGGGGAGGACTAATATCCAATCCGTCCGCAAGAGATATTTTGGGCGGAGCCTTTTCCTGCATCTTTTTATAAAATGCTTTCACTTTGGCCTCCTGAGTTTCATTCAATGGTTGTAAGGCTTGGTCTGAATCATTAGTTTTCATGTATGCTACCTCCGTTTTCTGGGACAAAAGCCACAGAAGGTTTAATTTTGTAAATACTTGGGTTAACTTTGAATAAACGGCTTGGTCGATGGCTTACTAGGGGAGAGGGTAGTTTTTTGATATAGTTTCGCTCTTCTAATACATCAATAGCGCCCTCTAAATCTGCCGCTCTTTTAAAGTGATTCTTGTTTCCGTAATGGCAATCTCTAAAAGTAAATGACTCGGTTTGATTTTTCTCTAGCCATTTTAATATTTTCTTTGCCCCTTCAACAGAAGGGTCCGCACCCATAAGGTCAAAAACCTTTAAAGCGTGTATAGATAAGCAATCAGCTATTTTTATTGCTGCATTTACGTCATCTTTTTGAATATAAACTTCCCACGGCTTAGCCTGCGCGTGCCTAGCTATATGAAGCAATCCCGCTATTCTTATTACCGCTCCGGGAAGTTTTCCTGCCCAATCTTGTAATTGAGCAAATACTCCTTCCTCAGCTAATTCTTTCTCAACTTTTTGGGCAAATGAATTGAATAGCAAATAAGCTTCTTGTGTTAACCGAAGTGGATAAGCTTGCTTTTGACCATCTATGGATTGATTCCACGGTAAGTTTAATATTGAAGTTACTGTGGCATCGTAATTATTGCGTAGCTCCTCGGGCATCGCCAACATTTCCCTTTTTCTAAATCCCAAATTTGAAGCTGGCAACGCATACAAAAAACGGGCTAGCAATCCACGTCCACGAAAACCGGGTTTATCAGCTAACTTGCTTAACACTTCAGGTTGTGGAGCTATTCCTATGCTTAAACAGGGTTGCTCAAGCATAATTGATGGCCTACCTTGTCGCGATACTCTAACAGGGCTTGCAGAATGTGACTGCAGATAAATATCTAGATTAGGAACACCGCCAGAATATCTACCTGCCATATTTTCAAATATTCCGCCTTCATCTGTAAAAATGCCCATGCGTTCATCATTCTCATACAAAAGAACAGTCAGTTTTTCTGCTGTTACATCTTGCGACCATATTTGTGGACATTTTGGTATTAAAGGTAGCTTGGCTTCAAGCTCGGCAATTTCAGTCTTAAGTATATCTATATCCGCACTTTTTGACCGTGCCATCAACTTACGTTTATGGTTAATAACCTCAGTTAAGCTTTTATGCTCACTTTCTAAACGTTTAATCTCTGGTTCAAGAGTATTTCTCTTTTCTTTCTCCCATCGTCTTAAAGGAGGCAATACAGCTTTTAATATTGCTGTTTTTAAACTTGCAGGAGGCAAAGCCACGCATGTCCATATATTGACTGGCTCACGATAATCAGCCGTTACCTCAACAACAAATTTACCTGCGCAAATTGTTCCTAATACAGCCATGACCATCATTGCCGGTAATTCTATTGGTGTTTCCGTTGAGATGGCTAAAGCCTGAATAAAAAGCTCTATATCTTTTTGAAAAACATCATTTGGCCAAGATGGTAATGGAAAGCTATCTAAAGGAATTGGTAAAACCCAATCAGTTGGTACCAATAAATCCCAGTCTTTTGGAAGCGGTGTACTATTATTCTGAACTAGCTCTATAAACTTCTGTTTTATAATCCCGCTATGCTCATCCGGTATGGGGCTTAGGCCATCCCACGATGGTATATGGGTTTGGAGCCAGTCAATAACATCGCCTCCTTCAGGAAGATTTGGAATTTTTAAAACTAAAATTTCAGGAGGAAAGGATAGCTTCTTTAAACATGTTGCAACCTCTTTAGCATAGGATGCCCCGGGGGTATCATTATCAGGTAATATAATCACCTTTTTAATACCGCTTAAAGGCTCCCAGTTGGCTTTAGAAGCTTGGTTTGATCCTCCGGGAGAGGTAAGGGCTGGCTGGTTTAAAGATTGAAGGGCTGAGGCACATTTTTCGCCCTCGACTATAAAAGCTAGTTCTTTAGATTTACTAACCGTTTCTAAACCAAAGAGCG
The bacterium genome window above contains:
- a CDS encoding DUF1795 domain-containing protein, whose product is MATISMSDFNVELPENWKDQGMITLTMPSTDKKVRPNIIITKERLQTVVPLNEYFEKIKQSVQARGIESFQILSEQDVGLDGVPAKMMICTWDLSAMKKMVGPKSGNMDHIQDGQMVQQIQVSCVREDVAINLTASFPADQFDIYARPFQQFIAGFKFS
- a CDS encoding ketoacyl-ACP synthase III translates to MPLYSQIIATGSALPSRVVPNKELEPLLETTDDWIFSKIGIRERRYVSPGVGTSDLALEASLNALKKAGINKNKIDGIILATSTPDYCAPGSGVLLQQKLGLKNIPAFDVRNTSPGFLFALDLADGLIRSKKYKCLLVVASEVHSTALDMTPRGRLMSVIFGDGAGAVIMTPTTKKKGVLGMKLFSDGSFYDKLWCEAPASLYQPRITPQMITDGKVYPTMDGRLVFENAVKCMSEASVSILKNLKLKKAKIDFVLPHQANINIINTIGQKLKISPEKILTNIHKCGNTSAASIPILLDEFVSNGTIKRGNKLLVMSFGSGFSWGAGVISY
- a CDS encoding helix-turn-helix domain-containing protein, which translates into the protein MTKTNLKRQVAQNIKKARTKRGLTQEAAAELSGFHYKYYQRIESGLVNLTLDSLGKLATAFKVKASNFLDK
- a CDS encoding DUF3987 domain-containing protein, with the translated sequence MINVPSTFKNKRLTHLWHYKDLNGALLGGVARYDDSNGKDTIPFFKKNGNTFEMGGAETPRPLFGLETVSKSKELAFIVEGEKCASALQSLNQPALTSPGGSNQASKANWEPLSGIKKVIILPDNDTPGASYAKEVATCLKKLSFPPEILVLKIPNLPEGGDVIDWLQTHIPSWDGLSPIPDEHSGIIKQKFIELVQNNSTPLPKDWDLLVPTDWVLPIPLDSFPLPSWPNDVFQKDIELFIQALAISTETPIELPAMMVMAVLGTICAGKFVVEVTADYREPVNIWTCVALPPASLKTAILKAVLPPLRRWEKEKRNTLEPEIKRLESEHKSLTEVINHKRKLMARSKSADIDILKTEIAELEAKLPLIPKCPQIWSQDVTAEKLTVLLYENDERMGIFTDEGGIFENMAGRYSGGVPNLDIYLQSHSASPVRVSRQGRPSIMLEQPCLSIGIAPQPEVLSKLADKPGFRGRGLLARFLYALPASNLGFRKREMLAMPEELRNNYDATVTSILNLPWNQSIDGQKQAYPLRLTQEAYLLFNSFAQKVEKELAEEGVFAQLQDWAGKLPGAVIRIAGLLHIARHAQAKPWEVYIQKDDVNAAIKIADCLSIHALKVFDLMGADPSVEGAKKILKWLEKNQTESFTFRDCHYGNKNHFKRAADLEGAIDVLEERNYIKKLPSPLVSHRPSRLFKVNPSIYKIKPSVAFVPENGGSIHEN